A single genomic interval of Psychroserpens sp. NJDZ02 harbors:
- the tsaD gene encoding tRNA (adenosine(37)-N6)-threonylcarbamoyltransferase complex transferase subunit TsaD yields MASQNIYILGIESSCDDTAASVILNGKILSNIVASQKIHEQYGGVVPELASRAHQQNIVPVVDQALKIAGITKAQLSAVAFTKGPGLMGSLLVGTSFAKSLAFGLKIPLIDVNHMQAHILAHFIEEEGFNTPPFPFLAMTISGGHTQIVTVKNHFDMEVIGQTIDDAVGEAFDKSGKTLGLGYPAGPKIDKLAKLGNPKAYQFTKPRVDGLNFSFSGFKTAVLYFIQKQVKLNPNFIEEHLNDICASIQYTIIGILTDKLKLAVKQTGITHIAIGGGVSANTGIRQALKEGEAKHGWTTYVPKFEFTTDNAAMIAIVGYLKFLEGDFATQNVMANSRLKL; encoded by the coding sequence ATGGCTTCACAAAATATTTATATACTTGGAATTGAGAGTTCTTGCGACGACACTGCAGCTTCTGTAATCCTTAACGGAAAAATTTTAAGCAACATAGTCGCTAGCCAAAAAATACACGAACAATATGGAGGCGTTGTACCAGAATTAGCCTCTCGCGCACATCAGCAAAATATTGTACCCGTAGTAGATCAAGCTTTAAAAATAGCAGGAATTACCAAAGCACAACTTAGTGCTGTAGCTTTTACAAAAGGCCCAGGATTAATGGGGAGTTTGTTGGTCGGGACGTCCTTTGCAAAATCTTTAGCTTTTGGATTAAAAATACCATTAATTGATGTCAACCATATGCAAGCGCATATATTAGCTCATTTTATTGAAGAAGAAGGCTTCAATACCCCACCTTTCCCTTTTTTAGCCATGACTATTTCTGGTGGGCATACCCAAATTGTAACTGTCAAAAATCATTTTGACATGGAAGTCATTGGTCAAACTATTGATGATGCAGTTGGCGAAGCTTTTGATAAAAGTGGAAAAACATTAGGATTAGGGTATCCAGCAGGGCCTAAAATTGACAAATTAGCTAAATTAGGAAATCCAAAAGCTTATCAATTTACAAAACCACGAGTTGATGGCCTTAATTTTAGTTTTTCGGGATTTAAAACAGCGGTATTATATTTTATTCAAAAACAAGTCAAATTAAATCCTAATTTTATTGAAGAGCATCTCAATGACATTTGTGCCTCTATACAATATACTATTATTGGCATTTTAACTGACAAGCTTAAATTAGCTGTAAAACAAACAGGTATAACACATATTGCTATTGGTGGTGGTGTCTCTGCAAATACAGGAATAAGACAAGCTTTAAAAGAGGGCGAAGCTAAACACGGTTGGACGACTTACGTTCCTAAATTTGAATTTACCACAGATAATGCTGCCATGATTGCTATTGTGGGGTATTTAAAATTTTTAGAAGGTGATTTTGCTACACAGAATGTTATGGCCAATTCTAGATTAAAACTATAG
- a CDS encoding peptidylprolyl isomerase codes for MKNLLTLAICLLTISSFAQKSLEKELDTITTVAQAEKFLDTKKSRKNKMLIFNEEKHKTKLATKLLNNSVGSTEVIKTEFNVTHYKVIDKSQERHYRISYIYFDGNQLEASKIVEYKNEILKSYEDGIRFDDLAKRYSMDRNANRGGDSGWLKEGSMPAEVEAQAFNLDNKLGTLYTVRIPEPNGFYVILKTERIKKIKEIKVLKVIAKD; via the coding sequence ATGAAAAACCTACTGACATTAGCTATTTGCTTACTTACTATTTCGTCGTTTGCCCAAAAATCTCTAGAAAAAGAATTGGACACCATCACAACCGTTGCACAAGCTGAAAAGTTTTTAGACACTAAAAAGTCTAGAAAAAACAAAATGCTGATTTTTAATGAAGAAAAGCATAAAACGAAACTAGCTACCAAACTATTAAATAATAGCGTGGGTAGTACAGAAGTTATTAAAACAGAATTTAATGTTACCCATTATAAGGTCATTGATAAATCGCAAGAAAGACATTATAGAATAAGTTATATCTATTTTGATGGTAACCAATTGGAAGCTTCAAAAATTGTAGAATATAAAAATGAAATTTTAAAGTCATACGAGGATGGTATTCGTTTTGATGACTTAGCTAAACGGTATTCAATGGACCGAAATGCTAATCGCGGTGGTGATTCTGGCTGGTTAAAGGAAGGTAGCATGCCTGCAGAAGTAGAAGCACAAGCTTTTAATTTAGATAATAAATTAGGAACGTTGTACACGGTTAGAATCCCGGAACCTAATGGATTTTATGTGATTTTAAAAACAGAACGTATTAAAAAAATTAAAGAAATTAAAGTCCTTAAAGTTATAGCCAAAGATTAA
- a CDS encoding 16S rRNA (uracil(1498)-N(3))-methyltransferase: protein MQLFYNPDIAPNTAQFTFPKDESRHIVKVLRKQTGDLLHITNGKGYLFEAELVIADQKKCIVTITDTTLQQPLNYKLHLAVAPTKLNDRYEWFLEKATEIGVTSITPIICDHSERKVVKLERYEKIIQSAMKQSLNCYYPILNPPIAFKAYCNQDFSGDLYIAHCEETDKKTLKSQISFNNEITILIGPEGDFSVKEIEMAIKHKFIPVTLGDTRLRTETAAIVACHSVAFVNE from the coding sequence ATGCAACTTTTTTATAATCCAGATATAGCCCCTAATACAGCGCAATTTACTTTTCCTAAAGATGAAAGTCGACATATTGTCAAAGTCTTAAGAAAACAAACTGGAGACCTCTTACATATTACCAACGGTAAAGGATATTTATTTGAAGCAGAACTGGTTATTGCTGATCAAAAAAAATGCATCGTTACTATTACAGACACAACATTACAACAACCGTTAAATTACAAATTACATTTAGCGGTTGCGCCAACAAAATTGAATGATCGCTATGAGTGGTTTTTGGAAAAAGCTACGGAAATAGGTGTTACAAGTATCACACCTATTATTTGTGATCATAGCGAAAGAAAGGTCGTGAAATTAGAACGCTATGAAAAAATCATTCAGTCCGCAATGAAGCAATCTTTAAATTGCTACTACCCTATTTTAAATCCACCAATCGCTTTTAAAGCCTATTGTAATCAAGATTTTTCGGGAGATTTATATATCGCGCATTGCGAAGAAACAGATAAAAAAACATTAAAATCTCAAATTTCATTTAATAATGAAATCACTATTTTAATTGGACCTGAAGGTGATTTTTCTGTTAAAGAAATAGAAATGGCAATTAAACATAAATTTATTCCTGTAACTTTGGGAGACACACGATTACGCACAGAAACGGCTGCAATAGTAGCTTGTCATAGTGTTGCGTTTGTAAATGAGTAA
- a CDS encoding DUF4159 domain-containing protein: protein MKLNFFLLLSIFSLFSFSQDLAILKYKGGGDWYGNPTALPNLIKFCNANIDTQMTEKPETVEAGSVDVFRFPLLHMTGHGNVLFEDDDVTNLRRYLESGGFLHIDDNYGMKPYITRELKKIFPNQELEELPSTHPIFSVAFQFKDGLPKIHEHDGKRPQAFGLYSKERLVVLFTFESDLGDGWEDQEIHNDPEDIRLKALQMGANIIKYAFEN from the coding sequence ATGAAACTTAATTTTTTTCTACTATTATCAATTTTCTCTCTTTTCTCATTTAGTCAAGATCTAGCCATACTTAAATATAAAGGAGGTGGTGACTGGTATGGTAACCCGACCGCTTTACCAAATCTTATAAAATTTTGCAACGCCAATATTGACACACAAATGACAGAAAAACCAGAAACGGTAGAAGCTGGTAGTGTGGATGTTTTTAGATTTCCGCTATTACATATGACTGGTCACGGTAATGTACTTTTTGAAGATGACGACGTTACTAATTTAAGACGCTATTTAGAATCGGGAGGTTTTTTGCATATTGATGATAATTACGGTATGAAACCCTATATTACTAGAGAGCTAAAAAAAATATTTCCAAACCAAGAATTGGAAGAACTACCAAGTACCCATCCTATTTTTAGCGTCGCTTTTCAGTTTAAAGATGGTCTGCCAAAAATACACGAACACGATGGTAAACGTCCTCAAGCATTTGGATTATATAGTAAAGAGCGTTTAGTTGTTTTATTTACTTTTGAAAGCGATTTAGGAGACGGTTGGGAAGATCAAGAAATACATAATGATCCAGAAGACATCCGCTTAAAAGCCTTACAAATGGGAGCTAATATTATAAAATATGCTTTTGAAAACTAA
- a CDS encoding TrmH family RNA methyltransferase, whose protein sequence is MQHTHYTSNFKQQQFPITVICENVTNAPNIGSLFRACDAFGIETLIFCGSDIPLGRKMTKTSRATEKVVNYQVVDSALEVVLQLKKENYAIVALEITTNSQPLHESVFNNNQPIALVIGDENFGVSEAILQLSDTIAHIDMFGQNSSMNVVQATSIALYEITKQLLIK, encoded by the coding sequence ATGCAACATACCCACTATACTTCTAATTTTAAGCAACAACAATTTCCAATAACTGTTATTTGCGAAAACGTAACAAATGCACCAAATATAGGAAGCTTATTCAGAGCTTGCGATGCTTTTGGGATAGAGACCCTTATATTTTGTGGTTCAGATATACCATTAGGACGGAAAATGACTAAAACCTCTCGTGCTACTGAAAAAGTTGTCAATTACCAGGTTGTAGATTCTGCCTTAGAGGTTGTACTTCAACTTAAAAAAGAAAACTACGCGATTGTGGCTTTAGAAATAACCACTAATAGTCAACCATTACACGAGTCTGTTTTTAATAATAACCAGCCTATTGCTTTAGTTATTGGTGACGAAAATTTTGGCGTCTCAGAAGCCATTTTACAATTAAGTGACACTATAGCTCACATAGATATGTTTGGACAAAATAGTAGCATGAATGTTGTCCAAGCAACCAGCATAGCACTTTACGAAATTACTAAGCAGTTATTAATAAAATAG
- a CDS encoding AI-2E family transporter: MTSKTISNGILRAVATIVGVIGLLWFTYKIQSVLVYLVIAGIIALLGRPLVVFLKSKLKFSDTLAVVTTMFIFLGLLFGIISMFIPLIIEQGQNLALLDIDLLQTNIENLYTEAISHFGLNSSEVEASIKDSKFMSSINFGVIPEFLNYIISGFGSFSIGLFSVLFISFFFLKDSKLMSTGLVTVLPKKHEQRLRKSFVTIRDLLTRYFGGLLLQLLILFTIYSIVLLIFGIQNAVIIATLCALLNIIPYIGPIISAFLLILLSMSSNLGENFSDVILPKTIYVMIGYVVAQLVDNFFSQPFIFSKSVKSHPLEIFLVIIIAGLLFGIVGMIVAIPTYTALKVVSKEFLSEYRVVNKLTKGLDD; encoded by the coding sequence ATGACATCAAAAACAATATCAAACGGAATATTAAGAGCAGTAGCCACTATAGTTGGGGTAATTGGATTACTATGGTTTACTTACAAAATACAATCTGTATTAGTTTACCTAGTAATTGCTGGTATTATTGCCTTACTAGGAAGACCGTTGGTTGTGTTTCTTAAAAGTAAATTAAAATTTTCTGACACATTAGCGGTCGTGACCACAATGTTTATTTTTCTAGGCTTACTATTTGGTATTATCAGTATGTTTATACCTTTAATTATAGAACAAGGTCAAAATTTGGCACTATTAGACATTGATTTGCTGCAAACAAATATTGAAAATTTATATACAGAAGCAATCAGTCATTTTGGATTAAATTCTTCAGAAGTTGAAGCGTCTATAAAAGATTCAAAATTTATGTCGAGCATTAATTTTGGTGTAATTCCAGAGTTTTTAAACTATATCATTTCAGGGTTTGGAAGTTTTAGTATTGGATTATTTTCTGTATTATTTATCTCTTTTTTCTTTCTAAAAGACAGTAAATTAATGAGTACAGGTTTAGTTACAGTACTTCCCAAAAAACACGAACAACGTTTAAGAAAATCTTTTGTAACCATTCGTGATTTATTAACGCGGTATTTTGGTGGTTTACTTTTACAATTGCTAATATTATTTACAATCTACTCTATTGTTTTATTAATTTTTGGCATTCAAAATGCAGTTATAATAGCAACGCTTTGCGCCTTATTAAACATCATACCATATATAGGACCAATAATAAGTGCTTTTTTACTTATCCTATTAAGTATGTCAAGTAACTTAGGCGAAAATTTTAGTGATGTTATTCTGCCTAAAACAATCTACGTCATGATTGGTTATGTCGTTGCACAATTAGTCGACAATTTTTTTAGTCAACCTTTTATATTCTCTAAAAGTGTCAAATCACATCCTCTAGAGATATTTTTAGTAATCATTATCGCAGGATTACTTTTCGGTATTGTAGGTATGATAGTAGCAATACCAACCTATACAGCTTTAAAAGTGGTCTCTAAAGAGTTTTTATCAGAATATAGAGTTGTAAATAAATTGACCAAAGGCTTAGATGACTAA
- a CDS encoding THUMP-like domain-containing protein, with protein MTNFNKAILNSAIQDFINNNINSDIATLALKGIPFQDHLKQDIITQIEAKKRCEKKLSTWFNAPNIYFPSKLNIEQTSSEVTAQYKANLVSGHSLIDLTGGFGVDSLYFSKKVDTVLHCDINKILSSIAAYNASVLQIKNIKFYPEDGIKVLNQLDKTLDWIYVDPSRRDDTKGKVFLLKDCLPNIPEHVTMLFKHAKNILIKTSPLLDIKSGSNELQNVKTIHCVAVNNEVKELLWVLEENFTGDIQIKTSNIKNGDTQEFNFTLETENIEVAEYSLPLTYLYEPNAAILKSGAFNSIANTLNIYKLHKHSHLYTSTNLIDFPGRTFKIDNTINYNKKEFTKHIGLKQANVTTRNFPEAVTQIRKKLKIKDGGKHYLFFTTNLNNSKIVLSCSKL; from the coding sequence ATGACTAATTTTAATAAAGCCATTTTAAATAGTGCTATCCAAGACTTTATAAATAATAATATAAATTCTGATATTGCGACGTTAGCCTTAAAAGGTATCCCGTTTCAAGACCATTTAAAGCAGGATATAATTACACAAATTGAAGCTAAAAAACGATGCGAGAAAAAACTATCGACTTGGTTTAATGCGCCAAATATCTATTTTCCATCTAAGTTAAATATTGAGCAAACCTCTTCAGAAGTTACTGCCCAATACAAAGCTAATCTGGTCTCAGGCCACTCGTTAATAGATTTAACAGGTGGATTTGGTGTTGATAGTTTGTATTTCTCTAAAAAAGTAGACACGGTACTGCATTGCGATATTAATAAAATACTATCCAGTATAGCGGCATATAATGCCTCTGTTTTACAAATTAAAAATATTAAATTTTATCCAGAAGATGGCATCAAGGTTTTAAACCAATTGGATAAAACCCTAGATTGGATCTATGTTGACCCATCTAGAAGAGATGACACTAAAGGAAAAGTATTTTTATTAAAAGATTGCTTACCTAATATCCCTGAACATGTCACGATGCTTTTTAAGCATGCAAAAAACATATTAATTAAGACATCTCCGTTATTAGATATCAAATCGGGCAGCAATGAGCTTCAAAATGTAAAAACCATACATTGCGTGGCTGTAAATAATGAAGTTAAAGAATTACTTTGGGTTTTAGAAGAAAATTTTACTGGTGACATTCAAATTAAAACAAGTAATATTAAAAATGGAGATACTCAAGAATTTAATTTTACATTAGAAACCGAAAATATAGAAGTTGCAGAATATAGTTTACCGCTCACCTATTTATACGAGCCCAATGCTGCTATTTTAAAGTCTGGTGCCTTCAATAGTATTGCAAACACACTAAATATCTATAAATTACATAAGCACTCGCATTTATATACAAGTACTAATTTAATTGACTTTCCTGGGAGAACATTTAAAATAGATAACACTATTAACTACAATAAAAAGGAGTTTACTAAACACATAGGCTTAAAGCAAGCTAATGTTACCACTCGTAATTTTCCCGAAGCAGTTACCCAAATAAGAAAAAAGCTTAAAATAAAAGATGGAGGAAAACACTATTTGTTTTTTACCACCAATCTTAACAACTCCAAAATCGTTTTAAGCTGTTCTAAACTATAA
- the tssD gene encoding type VI secretion system tube protein TssD: MAFKAKLKVGGQEYNVLNSSYELHQETDATGRPSSITRGGKIKLTVESTADTSLSDWMFNNFERRDGSIVFLKRDSDSTSKELKFTEGYMVKYYENFDSTGKNPMSESFVISAKGIGIGNGEHVNDWV; this comes from the coding sequence ATGGCTTTCAAAGCAAAACTTAAAGTAGGTGGACAAGAGTACAACGTGTTAAATTCTTCTTATGAATTACACCAAGAAACTGACGCTACAGGAAGACCTTCTTCTATCACAAGAGGAGGTAAAATTAAATTAACTGTAGAGTCTACTGCAGATACTAGTCTTTCTGACTGGATGTTTAACAATTTTGAGCGTAGAGATGGATCTATCGTTTTCTTAAAAAGAGATAGTGACTCTACTTCTAAAGAATTAAAATTCACAGAAGGTTACATGGTTAAGTATTACGAAAACTTTGATTCAACTGGAAAAAATCCAATGTCTGAGTCTTTTGTAATTTCTGCTAAAGGAATTGGAATTGGTAATGGAGAACATGTTAATGACTGGGTTTAA
- the tssD gene encoding type VI secretion system tube protein TssD has product MSFLAKLNIDDDQMNVLECSFGFHQGADNTGRPSQKPRGGQITILIESTNKTDFLEWMISSNMTKNGSIVFYKRDNMSSLKTVDFSEAYCLDYVEDFDAIGSQPLKTRVVISAKEVSIKGTTYTNNWPAKM; this is encoded by the coding sequence ATGTCATTTTTAGCAAAACTAAATATTGATGATGACCAAATGAATGTTTTGGAGTGCTCTTTTGGTTTTCACCAAGGCGCTGATAATACAGGTCGACCATCACAAAAACCTCGAGGAGGACAAATAACTATTCTTATAGAATCCACAAATAAAACAGACTTTTTAGAGTGGATGATTTCTAGTAACATGACCAAAAATGGGAGTATCGTCTTTTACAAAAGAGATAACATGTCTAGCCTTAAAACCGTAGATTTTAGTGAAGCCTATTGCTTGGACTATGTCGAAGATTTTGATGCTATAGGATCACAACCATTAAAAACCCGTGTTGTTATTTCAGCAAAAGAAGTCAGTATAAAAGGAACAACCTATACAAATAATTGGCCAGCAAAAATGTAA
- a CDS encoding type VI secretion system Vgr family protein yields the protein MALQSNTTIFISGTEIKAFKSIELHQSIDAHHRLELVCRMDVLENLTQALGESSKNYLGETITLQTSALGSFSGYKALEFKGIVSQITTIKGHEASSGDEVVITALSPTFIADDGPHYASYNDVSLAEILDRTFSDYDRSKLEVLIQPNNTATLHYSVQNGESAYNYASRLAAQYGEWFYYNGSKLVFGAPEAEELALTYGFDLKEYNLNLTPQSHNYKFYANDYLLNDTHEKDAKDISSGASGYSGFVSSKSNSIYNKETKVWHNLYNDPQAKQRLDSSIELQKKAIEMQQVKLNGISDNPGVKLGNIVKVEGANYRVISITHSNRENGDYENRFEAVTADFDAYPNTNINAFPKSGTQTATVLENADPEGLGRIRVQMPWQKITGEMTPWIRIVTPHAGGDKGFHFIPELDEEVLIGFEGDNAEHPYMLGSLYNGAAKAGAFQSSTNDVKAIKTRSGHTIELNDTDGAEFITIIDKNSNIIRIDTANNNIEISAMENITLNAKNIEMNASEEVKINAGTNMITRVTEDASLSSKNSTEMVEDQKTLVAKETLLNAEKMRLECSKDNLELVSSKQVDIQANDKIKLF from the coding sequence ATGGCATTACAAAGCAACACCACTATATTTATATCAGGAACAGAGATTAAAGCTTTTAAATCGATAGAGCTTCATCAAAGTATCGATGCCCATCACAGACTAGAGTTGGTCTGCCGTATGGACGTTTTAGAAAATCTAACTCAAGCCCTTGGAGAATCTAGTAAAAATTATTTAGGAGAAACTATAACACTTCAAACGTCTGCTTTAGGTTCCTTTAGTGGTTATAAAGCATTAGAGTTTAAAGGTATTGTCTCGCAAATAACCACTATAAAAGGGCATGAAGCTAGTTCTGGAGACGAAGTTGTCATTACCGCCTTAAGCCCAACCTTTATAGCAGATGATGGTCCACATTATGCCTCTTATAATGATGTCTCATTGGCAGAAATACTAGACCGCACCTTTAGCGACTACGATAGATCTAAATTAGAAGTCCTAATACAACCCAATAACACCGCTACCCTACACTACTCTGTTCAAAACGGAGAAAGTGCTTACAATTACGCAAGCCGTTTAGCTGCGCAATATGGCGAGTGGTTTTATTATAATGGCTCTAAATTAGTCTTTGGAGCACCTGAAGCGGAAGAATTAGCCTTAACCTATGGTTTTGATCTTAAAGAATACAACCTAAACCTGACACCACAATCACATAATTATAAGTTTTATGCTAATGATTATTTATTAAACGATACTCACGAAAAAGACGCTAAAGACATCAGTTCTGGTGCCAGTGGTTACAGTGGTTTTGTATCTAGTAAATCTAATAGCATTTATAATAAAGAAACTAAAGTATGGCACAACTTATATAATGACCCACAAGCTAAACAAAGATTAGATTCTAGTATCGAGTTACAGAAAAAGGCTATCGAAATGCAGCAGGTAAAACTGAATGGTATTAGTGATAACCCAGGAGTCAAATTAGGAAACATTGTAAAAGTAGAAGGTGCAAATTATAGAGTTATAAGTATTACACATAGTAATAGAGAAAACGGCGATTACGAAAATAGGTTTGAAGCTGTTACTGCAGATTTTGACGCTTACCCTAACACCAACATCAATGCCTTTCCTAAAAGTGGTACACAAACCGCTACAGTTTTAGAAAATGCAGACCCAGAAGGTCTTGGTAGAATACGTGTACAAATGCCTTGGCAAAAAATAACAGGAGAAATGACGCCTTGGATACGTATTGTAACCCCTCATGCCGGTGGAGACAAAGGCTTCCATTTTATACCGGAACTTGATGAGGAAGTGCTAATTGGGTTTGAAGGTGATAATGCAGAGCATCCGTATATGTTAGGAAGTTTGTATAATGGAGCTGCTAAAGCAGGTGCTTTTCAGAGTAGTACTAATGATGTTAAGGCTATTAAGACTAGAAGCGGGCATACTATTGAATTAAATGATACTGATGGGGCAGAATTTATTACTATCATTGATAAAAACAGTAACATAATACGCATTGATACAGCAAATAATAATATTGAAATCTCAGCAATGGAAAATATTACTTTAAATGCTAAAAATATTGAGATGAATGCCTCTGAAGAAGTTAAAATAAATGCTGGTACAAATATGATTACTAGAGTTACTGAGGACGCCTCTTTATCTTCAAAAAATTCGACTGAAATGGTAGAAGATCAAAAAACTTTAGTCGCTAAAGAGACATTACTAAATGCGGAAAAAATGAGGTTAGAATGCTCTAAAGATAATTTAGAATTGGTTAGCTCTAAGCAAGTTGATATCCAAGCAAACGATAAGATCAAATTATTTTAA
- a CDS encoding DUF4280 domain-containing protein — MSTGHIVVDGAICKCQFGFTPDVLVVQSQQKEYINDSAGSKKLIANTMDLGMPLQAKTFGQCKLQPTSSSYLPCVPAITQWQDFYDKVILSNQGQILTENSKGICAISGSPSVEFTWHGQTVAAGSSNVEEADEEIQSHLNPLVNVKEMSQAQETISGGVFDENMQEEKNLKFEAHFSRPYDYSGTFGFDWMRYTYILENDRRESTCNDYQKLKTEYTPFKIEGEYFVPWLSMFPKQKGVELLLSVYTHNDHIPITEQDIIKLPSKNGIRFEPNEVKVSEADIDDVLIKVYCDDPLTEDTTIKLKDKDNTIVGKIHFLKNSNHEDLHFEIIPIRVLRGQNKDSDAKNLEDKLYEGLKDINKDLNKDLNKDLKGNLQNLQQYLNTQSLNQGLLQCNIGKVYDLVINEEEWLEDGLIIEENNNIFLGDSISKFTKEFENKYPLLSKKRGLFMFLSPLQNKEMAGQGMLNDIDGNKLAIYDSGLSEPSIFAHEISHVLGLTHTFRTYHERETIDMFNEEIKSFDRIYQKMLDANTPKKIIAQKWKLDKERYKDLRSYLNIHYRNKALTFDQATTENFMDYPDLRDSNDEIIRKNPYKKTSYSKYQWKAMQDDVVKFYSKKKL, encoded by the coding sequence ATGAGTACAGGACATATAGTAGTAGATGGAGCAATCTGTAAGTGCCAATTTGGTTTTACGCCAGATGTATTGGTCGTTCAATCACAGCAAAAAGAATATATTAATGATTCTGCCGGTAGCAAAAAACTAATTGCTAATACCATGGATCTTGGTATGCCATTACAGGCAAAAACTTTTGGCCAATGTAAATTACAACCAACATCAAGTAGTTACCTGCCATGTGTCCCAGCAATAACCCAGTGGCAAGATTTTTATGATAAAGTAATATTATCCAATCAAGGACAAATATTAACAGAAAACAGTAAAGGTATCTGCGCTATTTCCGGCTCTCCTAGTGTGGAGTTTACGTGGCATGGACAAACAGTGGCAGCAGGAAGCAGTAACGTCGAAGAAGCAGATGAAGAAATTCAGAGTCATTTAAATCCATTAGTTAATGTCAAAGAGATGAGTCAAGCGCAGGAAACTATTTCTGGAGGTGTCTTTGATGAAAATATGCAAGAAGAGAAAAACTTGAAATTTGAAGCACACTTTTCTAGGCCTTATGACTATAGTGGAACATTTGGGTTTGATTGGATGAGATATACTTATATACTAGAAAACGATAGAAGAGAAAGTACCTGTAATGATTATCAAAAATTAAAAACCGAATATACTCCGTTTAAGATCGAAGGAGAATATTTTGTGCCCTGGTTATCTATGTTTCCTAAACAGAAAGGAGTAGAATTACTTCTAAGCGTTTATACGCATAATGACCATATACCCATTACTGAACAAGATATTATAAAACTCCCTTCTAAAAATGGTATACGTTTTGAACCTAATGAGGTAAAGGTGTCCGAAGCGGATATAGACGATGTTTTAATAAAAGTATATTGTGACGACCCTCTTACTGAAGATACGACTATAAAATTAAAGGACAAGGACAATACTATCGTAGGAAAAATACATTTTCTTAAAAATTCTAATCACGAAGACTTACATTTTGAAATTATTCCAATTAGAGTTTTAAGAGGGCAAAATAAAGATAGTGATGCAAAAAACCTTGAAGATAAACTATATGAAGGCCTTAAAGATATAAACAAAGATTTAAACAAAGATTTAAACAAAGATTTAAAAGGAAATTTACAAAACTTACAACAATACCTAAATACACAATCGCTAAATCAAGGACTACTTCAATGTAATATAGGCAAAGTCTATGACCTTGTAATTAATGAGGAAGAATGGCTAGAAGATGGTTTGATTATCGAAGAGAACAACAATATATTTTTAGGAGATTCAATTTCAAAATTCACAAAAGAGTTTGAGAATAAATATCCTTTACTTTCTAAAAAAAGAGGATTGTTTATGTTCCTATCACCATTACAAAATAAAGAAATGGCTGGACAAGGAATGTTAAATGATATTGATGGCAATAAATTGGCAATATATGATTCGGGATTAAGTGAACCCTCAATTTTTGCTCATGAAATTTCTCATGTGTTAGGTCTAACACATACTTTTAGAACATATCATGAAAGAGAAACTATAGATATGTTTAATGAAGAAATAAAGAGCTTTGATAGAATTTATCAAAAGATGTTAGATGCTAACACCCCAAAAAAGATAATTGCTCAAAAATGGAAGCTGGATAAAGAACGATACAAAGACTTACGTTCATACCTAAATATTCATTATAGAAATAAAGCCTTAACATTTGATCAAGCGACTACCGAAAATTTCATGGACTATCCAGATCTTCGTGATAGTAATGATGAAATTATAAGAAAAAACCCTTATAAAAAAACCAGTTATTCTAAATACCAATGGAAAGCAATGCAGGATGATGTTGTTAAATTTTATTCAAAAAAGAAACTATGA